The Coffea arabica cultivar ET-39 chromosome 1e, Coffea Arabica ET-39 HiFi, whole genome shotgun sequence genome has a window encoding:
- the LOC113703827 gene encoding G2/mitotic-specific cyclin S13-7 isoform X2 gives MASRAGLQEQQPRGVAAGKQKNLQPEGRNRRVLRDIGNLVPAPAVEGKPQIARPITRRYGAQLMVNGQKQAEKNNKVKPLGEAAVAQKKNKEKLKPEAVVVISSDDEEVNCKEQIPLHARRVGVVSAKKTAGKTYTSILTARSKAACALSRKPAEVIVDIDANDVNNELAAVEYVEDMYQFYKETEEDGRVCDYIDAQPDISAKMRAILVDWLIEVHRKFELMPESLYLTVNIVDRFLSMKAVPRKELQLVGMGSMLIACKYEEIWAPEVNDFIAVSDNAYARDQLLFMEKAILGKLEWYLTVPTPYVFLARYIKASVPSDPEIEHMAYFLAELGLVNYETTIHYCPSKLAASAVYAARCTLKKTPLWTETLKHYTGYSEDQIMDCAKLLVSFHSGAAENKLKASYRKYCNPDRGAVALYPAAKTLPPQEAASLSS, from the exons ATGGCTTCAAGAGCTGGCCTTCAAGAGCAGCAACCCAGAG GGGTAGCAGCAGGAAAGCAGAAGAATTTACAGCCAGAAGGAAGGAACCGCCGTGTGCTGAGAGATATCGGCAATCTTGTGCCAGCTCCTGCTGTAGAGGGGAAGCCCCAGATTGCTCGACCTATCACCAG GAGATATGGTGCACAGTTAATGGTTAATGGACAAAAGCAAGCAGAGAAGAACAACAAGGTG AAACCACTTGGGGAAGCAGCTGTAGCTCAGAAGAAAAACAAGGAGAAGCTGAAACCTGAAGCAGTAGTGGTTATCAGCTCTGATGATGAAGAAGTTAACTGCAAAGAGCAAATTCCCCTGCATGCAAGGAGGGTGGGAGTAGTGTCTGCAAAGAAGACTGCAGGAAAGACTTATACTTCAATTCTCACAGCTCGAAGCAAG GCTGCTTGTGCACTTTCAAGAAAACCAGCGGAGGTAATAGTAGACATTGATGCAAATGACGTAAATAATGAATTGGCAGCAGTTGAATATGTTGAGGATATGTACCAGTTCTACAAAGAAACAGAG GAGGATGGAAGAGTTTGTGACTACATAGATGCACAGCCTGATATCAGTGCTAAAATGAGGGCTATTCTTGTGGATTGGTTGATAGAAGTTCACAGGAAATTTGAACTGATGCCAGAGAGTCTCTATCTGACAGTCAATATAGTCGACCGGTTTCTCTCAATGAAGGCTGTTCCAAGGAAGGAGCTTCAGTTGGTTGGCATGGGTTCAATGCTTATTGCATGCAAGTATGAAGAAATTTGGGCGCCAGAG GTCAATGATTTCATTGCTGTATCGGACAATGCTTATGCGAGAGACCAGCTGCTTTTCATGGAGAAAGCAATTCTTGGAAAGCTCGAGTGGTATTTGACAGTTCCAACACCATACGTGTTTCTGGCTCGGTACATAAAGGCTTCTGTTCCATCTGACCCTGAG ATTGAGCATATGGCCTATTTCCTTGCTGAACTTGGCCTGGTGAACTATGAAACCACCATACACTACTGCCCTTCAAAGCTTGCAGCCTCTGCAGTTTATGCTGCACGCTGCACTCTCAAGAAGACACCCTTATGGACTGAGACTTTAAAGCACTACACTGGCTACTCTGAAGATCAGATAAT GGACTGCGCAAAGCTCTTGGTCAGCTTCCACTCTGGTGCAGCAGAAAACAAGCTCAAGGCATCTTACAGGAAGTATTGCAATCCAGATAGAGGAGCTGTTGCTCTGTACCCCGCAGCAAAAACTCTACCCCCACAAGAAGCAGCATCATTGTCATCTTGA
- the LOC113703827 gene encoding G2/mitotic-specific cyclin S13-7 isoform X1: MASRAGLQEQQPRGVAAGKQKNLQPEGRNRRVLRDIGNLVPAPAVEGKPQIARPITRRYGAQLMVNGQKQAEKNNKVKPLGEAAVAQKKNKEKLKPEAVVVISSDDEEVNCKEQIPLHARRVGVVSAKKTAGKTYTSILTARSKAACALSRKPAEVIVDIDANDVNNELAAVEYVEDMYQFYKETEQEDGRVCDYIDAQPDISAKMRAILVDWLIEVHRKFELMPESLYLTVNIVDRFLSMKAVPRKELQLVGMGSMLIACKYEEIWAPEVNDFIAVSDNAYARDQLLFMEKAILGKLEWYLTVPTPYVFLARYIKASVPSDPEIEHMAYFLAELGLVNYETTIHYCPSKLAASAVYAARCTLKKTPLWTETLKHYTGYSEDQIMDCAKLLVSFHSGAAENKLKASYRKYCNPDRGAVALYPAAKTLPPQEAASLSS; this comes from the exons ATGGCTTCAAGAGCTGGCCTTCAAGAGCAGCAACCCAGAG GGGTAGCAGCAGGAAAGCAGAAGAATTTACAGCCAGAAGGAAGGAACCGCCGTGTGCTGAGAGATATCGGCAATCTTGTGCCAGCTCCTGCTGTAGAGGGGAAGCCCCAGATTGCTCGACCTATCACCAG GAGATATGGTGCACAGTTAATGGTTAATGGACAAAAGCAAGCAGAGAAGAACAACAAGGTG AAACCACTTGGGGAAGCAGCTGTAGCTCAGAAGAAAAACAAGGAGAAGCTGAAACCTGAAGCAGTAGTGGTTATCAGCTCTGATGATGAAGAAGTTAACTGCAAAGAGCAAATTCCCCTGCATGCAAGGAGGGTGGGAGTAGTGTCTGCAAAGAAGACTGCAGGAAAGACTTATACTTCAATTCTCACAGCTCGAAGCAAG GCTGCTTGTGCACTTTCAAGAAAACCAGCGGAGGTAATAGTAGACATTGATGCAAATGACGTAAATAATGAATTGGCAGCAGTTGAATATGTTGAGGATATGTACCAGTTCTACAAAGAAACAGAG CAGGAGGATGGAAGAGTTTGTGACTACATAGATGCACAGCCTGATATCAGTGCTAAAATGAGGGCTATTCTTGTGGATTGGTTGATAGAAGTTCACAGGAAATTTGAACTGATGCCAGAGAGTCTCTATCTGACAGTCAATATAGTCGACCGGTTTCTCTCAATGAAGGCTGTTCCAAGGAAGGAGCTTCAGTTGGTTGGCATGGGTTCAATGCTTATTGCATGCAAGTATGAAGAAATTTGGGCGCCAGAG GTCAATGATTTCATTGCTGTATCGGACAATGCTTATGCGAGAGACCAGCTGCTTTTCATGGAGAAAGCAATTCTTGGAAAGCTCGAGTGGTATTTGACAGTTCCAACACCATACGTGTTTCTGGCTCGGTACATAAAGGCTTCTGTTCCATCTGACCCTGAG ATTGAGCATATGGCCTATTTCCTTGCTGAACTTGGCCTGGTGAACTATGAAACCACCATACACTACTGCCCTTCAAAGCTTGCAGCCTCTGCAGTTTATGCTGCACGCTGCACTCTCAAGAAGACACCCTTATGGACTGAGACTTTAAAGCACTACACTGGCTACTCTGAAGATCAGATAAT GGACTGCGCAAAGCTCTTGGTCAGCTTCCACTCTGGTGCAGCAGAAAACAAGCTCAAGGCATCTTACAGGAAGTATTGCAATCCAGATAGAGGAGCTGTTGCTCTGTACCCCGCAGCAAAAACTCTACCCCCACAAGAAGCAGCATCATTGTCATCTTGA